From Mycoplasmopsis gallinacea, the proteins below share one genomic window:
- the lpdA gene encoding dihydrolipoyl dehydrogenase, producing MYKFKFADIGEGLHEGVVAEIYKKVGDVVKEGDSLFSVETDKVTSDIPSPVDGKIVQVLMNQGDTIHVGQEIYVIDDGSGDDAEAAAPAQESQAESAPASEGAHEFYSFKFADIGEGLHEGVVAEIYKKEGDTVKEGDSLFSVETDKVTSDIPSPVDGKIVKVLMNQGDTIHVGQEIYVIDDGKKHSNAAAPAAAKASGGGASVVGVMEVNDDLLDFSSLSASSSSTKAEVSAPKQEAALASSDASFDEGKAYTGAIEEEFDVIVVGSGPGGYLAAEEAGKSGLKTMIVEKKYWGGVCLNTGCIPTKSLLKSTEIISDIKHAEKYGVVATSSIDNEATWKSMHERKTGVVSKISKSVEMLMKSSKVKSLFGEAKFVGAREIEVNSKVYRAKNIILATGSTANQLAMLPGFKEGYENLEIITSEEAINWDKSLPKKVTIIGGGVIGLEFATVFATAGAEVTILQNTDKLLPMNEPEVAQESAKMLDKMGVKVLYNAQSQKYEGKKLYVLVDGKETVLEQDIILTATGRSANSKGLAEVGVKLGQRGEVIVDKHQRTNVRNVYAIGDVTGQNMLAHVAYAHALVAVSHILGDEEKGTYKPKGIPGCIYTTPEIAFVGLTEAEAKKQGRNVFASKYLFEYLGKAIAASHTEGFIKLIVDKEFGEILGATIVGANATDYITEVLLAMEQEVTVHEIAHTIHPHPTYNEIIWEAARSASLKLDLEKHKK from the coding sequence ATGTATAAATTTAAATTTGCAGATATTGGTGAAGGTCTCCATGAAGGGGTTGTTGCTGAAATTTACAAAAAAGTAGGTGACGTAGTTAAAGAAGGTGATTCTCTTTTCTCAGTTGAAACAGATAAAGTTACTTCAGATATCCCTTCTCCAGTTGATGGAAAAATTGTTCAAGTTTTAATGAACCAAGGTGACACAATTCACGTAGGTCAAGAAATTTACGTAATTGACGATGGTAGTGGTGATGATGCTGAAGCTGCAGCACCAGCGCAAGAATCTCAAGCTGAAAGTGCACCAGCTAGCGAGGGAGCTCACGAATTTTATTCATTTAAATTTGCAGATATTGGTGAAGGACTTCATGAAGGAGTTGTAGCTGAAATTTACAAAAAAGAAGGTGATACAGTTAAAGAAGGAGATTCTCTTTTCTCAGTTGAAACAGATAAAGTTACTTCAGATATCCCTTCTCCAGTTGATGGAAAAATTGTTAAAGTGTTAATGAACCAAGGGGACACAATTCACGTAGGTCAAGAAATTTACGTAATTGACGATGGTAAAAAACACTCAAATGCTGCAGCACCAGCTGCTGCTAAAGCTTCAGGTGGCGGAGCTAGCGTTGTTGGAGTTATGGAAGTTAATGATGATCTTTTAGACTTTTCATCTCTTTCAGCTTCATCTTCAAGTACTAAAGCAGAAGTTAGTGCTCCAAAACAAGAAGCTGCACTAGCAAGCAGTGATGCTTCATTTGATGAAGGAAAAGCTTACACAGGAGCAATTGAAGAAGAATTTGATGTTATTGTTGTAGGTTCAGGTCCTGGTGGATACTTAGCAGCTGAAGAAGCTGGAAAATCAGGTCTTAAAACAATGATTGTTGAGAAAAAATATTGAGGTGGTGTGTGTCTTAACACAGGATGTATTCCAACTAAATCACTTCTTAAATCAACAGAAATTATTTCAGATATTAAACACGCTGAAAAATATGGTGTAGTTGCAACTAGCTCAATTGATAATGAAGCAACTTGAAAATCAATGCATGAACGTAAAACTGGAGTTGTTTCAAAAATTTCTAAATCAGTTGAAATGCTAATGAAATCATCAAAAGTTAAATCACTTTTTGGTGAAGCTAAATTTGTTGGTGCTAGAGAAATTGAAGTTAACTCAAAAGTGTACCGTGCAAAAAACATCATTTTAGCAACTGGATCAACAGCTAACCAATTAGCAATGCTTCCTGGATTTAAAGAAGGATATGAAAACTTAGAAATCATTACTTCTGAAGAAGCAATTAACTGAGATAAATCATTACCTAAAAAAGTTACAATCATTGGTGGTGGTGTAATTGGGCTTGAATTTGCTACTGTTTTTGCAACAGCAGGAGCTGAAGTTACAATCTTACAAAATACAGATAAACTTTTACCAATGAATGAACCTGAAGTTGCTCAAGAATCGGCTAAAATGCTTGATAAAATGGGTGTTAAAGTTCTTTACAATGCTCAAAGTCAAAAATACGAAGGTAAAAAATTATATGTTCTTGTTGATGGAAAAGAAACAGTTCTTGAACAAGATATTATCCTTACAGCAACAGGTAGAAGCGCAAATTCAAAAGGGCTTGCAGAAGTTGGTGTAAAACTTGGACAAAGAGGTGAAGTTATCGTTGATAAACACCAAAGAACAAACGTTAGAAACGTATATGCAATTGGGGACGTAACTGGACAAAATATGTTAGCTCACGTTGCTTATGCACATGCTCTTGTAGCTGTTTCACACATTCTTGGTGATGAGGAAAAAGGAACATACAAGCCAAAAGGAATTCCAGGATGTATTTATACAACACCAGAAATTGCTTTTGTTGGTCTTACAGAGGCTGAAGCTAAAAAACAAGGAAGAAATGTATTTGCTTCAAAATACTTATTTGAATACTTAGGAAAAGCTATAGCAGCTTCACATACAGAAGGATTTATCAAATTAATCGTTGATAAAGAATTTGGTGAAATTTTAGGTGCTACAATTGTTGGAGCAAATGCTACAGATTACATTACAGAAGTTCTTTTAGCTATGGAACAAGAAGTAACTGTACACGAAATTGCTCACACAATTCACCCACACCCAACATACAATGAAATTATTTGAGAAGCAGCACGTAGTGCAAGCTTAAAATTAGATCTTGAAAAACACAAAAAATAA
- a CDS encoding replication-associated recombination protein A: MKNLANEIRPMQIDQLVGQNNIKKLLKEVVKNNLTTSFLFFGESGIGKTSAAFALANEMGKKFGYFNATVQSKKELVELLDSCEIIIIDEIHRLNKDKQDILLSYLEFDKIIVYATTTENPYFKVNPAVRSRMQVIQFSKLSEEDIVFGLRNIIDSKYSEMQISDNLLLSLARQSSGDFRMSINNLQMLYFMKKDSTITENDLKIIIPNINFYSDMNSSSHYNNLSAFHKSLRGSDPHAALYYGMLILKSGDIDGLFRRMLCVAYEDIGLANPNITLRVKTAIEAFERLGLPEGKLPIAFAIIDLCLSVKSNSVIVAIDNVEKQIETGGIYEIPKHLRDAHYASAAKLGDGIGYKYPHNYVNNWVDQEYLPKKIHHLKFYIPQNNDMELKYQNYWKKVKNK; encoded by the coding sequence ATGAAAAATTTAGCTAATGAAATTCGACCGATGCAAATTGACCAATTAGTGGGTCAAAACAATATTAAAAAATTACTAAAAGAAGTTGTTAAAAATAATCTTACAACTAGTTTTTTATTTTTCGGTGAAAGCGGAATTGGTAAAACAAGTGCGGCTTTTGCATTAGCTAATGAAATGGGAAAAAAATTTGGGTACTTTAATGCCACAGTTCAAAGTAAAAAGGAATTAGTAGAATTATTAGATAGCTGTGAAATTATCATAATCGATGAAATTCACCGGCTAAATAAAGATAAGCAAGATATTTTGCTTTCTTATTTAGAATTTGACAAAATCATTGTTTATGCGACCACAACGGAAAACCCTTATTTTAAGGTAAATCCGGCAGTAAGAAGCAGGATGCAAGTGATTCAATTTAGTAAGCTAAGCGAAGAAGATATTGTCTTTGGACTTAGAAACATAATTGATAGCAAATATTCAGAGATGCAAATTAGTGATAATTTACTGCTTTCACTAGCTAGGCAATCTTCGGGTGATTTTAGAATGAGCATTAATAACTTGCAAATGCTTTACTTTATGAAAAAGGATTCTACTATTACTGAAAATGATTTAAAAATCATTATTCCTAACATTAATTTCTATAGTGATATGAATTCAAGTTCTCACTATAACAATTTATCTGCTTTTCATAAATCACTTCGTGGAAGCGATCCTCATGCTGCTTTATATTATGGGATGCTCATTTTAAAAAGCGGTGATATTGATGGACTTTTTAGAAGGATGCTGTGCGTAGCTTATGAAGATATTGGACTTGCTAATCCGAATATAACTTTAAGAGTAAAAACTGCTATTGAAGCTTTTGAAAGATTAGGTCTGCCTGAAGGGAAACTTCCAATTGCATTTGCAATTATTGACCTATGTTTAAGTGTTAAAAGTAATTCTGTCATCGTTGCTATTGATAATGTAGAAAAGCAAATTGAAACTGGTGGCATTTACGAAATACCTAAACATCTTAGAGATGCACATTATGCTTCAGCGGCTAAATTAGGTGATGGAATTGGCTATAAATATCCTCATAATTATGTTAATAATTGAGTAGATCAAGAATATCTACCTAAAAAAATTCATCATTTAAAATTCTATATTCCACAAAATAATGATATGGAACTTAAATACCAAAACTACTGAAAGAAAGTGAAAAACAAATAA
- the pheS gene encoding phenylalanine--tRNA ligase subunit alpha translates to MTFDKNKFNSFEDLKQFKAKVYSSEGEIAALQLKLRTAPNEEKKEIGKQINVLKTQYEALFEEIGAYLKEKQIKEKVASEFIDVTIPAAKNPSLNPISLVENKLREWFFENGYYEQQAGEIVSDLYNFERLNIPKNHPARAMHDSLYLNASTLLRTHNTGITATVLEECANSEVSTFAIGKVYRNDEDDATHSHQFTQLDFVSVGKVSFPNLIWTLKSMLSYVLEEEVEVRLRPSYFPFTEPSVEVDVFYKNRWIEILGAGMLHPNVLKMAGYTNDINGFAAGLGIERITMIKYGFSDIRDLYRNDLRALEQFNNEK, encoded by the coding sequence ATGACTTTTGATAAAAATAAATTTAATTCTTTTGAAGATCTTAAGCAATTTAAAGCTAAAGTTTATTCAAGCGAAGGTGAAATTGCAGCTTTACAGTTAAAACTTAGAACAGCTCCAAATGAAGAGAAAAAAGAAATTGGAAAGCAAATTAATGTTTTAAAAACTCAGTATGAAGCTCTTTTTGAAGAAATTGGTGCATATTTAAAAGAAAAACAAATTAAGGAAAAAGTAGCTAGTGAATTTATCGATGTAACAATTCCTGCTGCCAAAAACCCTTCATTAAACCCAATTTCTTTAGTGGAAAATAAACTTAGAGAGTGATTCTTTGAAAATGGATATTATGAGCAACAAGCTGGTGAAATTGTTTCTGATTTATATAACTTTGAGCGTTTAAATATTCCTAAAAATCACCCAGCTAGAGCAATGCATGATTCACTTTATCTTAATGCAAGCACTCTTTTAAGAACTCATAATACAGGAATTACAGCAACTGTTTTAGAAGAATGTGCTAACTCTGAAGTTTCAACTTTTGCAATTGGAAAAGTGTACCGTAATGATGAAGATGATGCAACTCACTCTCACCAATTTACTCAACTTGATTTTGTAAGTGTTGGAAAAGTGAGCTTTCCAAATTTAATTTGAACCTTAAAATCAATGCTTAGCTACGTTTTAGAAGAAGAAGTTGAAGTTAGACTTAGACCAAGTTATTTCCCATTTACAGAACCAAGTGTTGAAGTTGATGTGTTTTACAAAAATAGATGAATTGAGATTCTTGGAGCCGGAATGCTTCATCCAAATGTTTTAAAAATGGCTGGATATACAAATGATATTAACGGATTTGCTGCTGGACTTGGAATTGAAAGAATCACAATGATTAAATATGGATTTTCAGATATTAGAGACTTATACAGAAATGATTTAAGGGCACTTGAACAATTTAACAATGAAAAATAG
- a CDS encoding uracil-DNA glycosylase gives MKNSFLEILQSEGKKDYFQNILVSLKESEKNGPIYPHQINIFHPFEFFQVNETKVVILGQDPYHGYDQADGLAFSSKNLKTPPSLRNIFKELKKEYPKTKIETNDLSAWAKQGVLLLNTILTVNYNMPLSHKHFGWETFTKEVLKQVALQAPKAIFVLLGKHAQKFAQDLNLDPSRVIATSHPSPYSYKKGFENSGIFKLINKKLKQNGLEPIKWDLKKESK, from the coding sequence ATGAAAAATAGTTTTTTAGAAATCCTTCAAAGCGAAGGGAAAAAAGATTATTTCCAAAACATCCTTGTAAGTTTAAAAGAATCTGAAAAAAACGGTCCAATTTACCCTCACCAAATTAATATTTTCCATCCATTTGAATTTTTCCAAGTTAATGAAACCAAAGTTGTTATTTTAGGTCAAGATCCATATCATGGTTATGATCAAGCTGATGGACTTGCTTTTTCAAGTAAAAATTTAAAAACACCACCATCACTTAGAAATATTTTTAAAGAGCTTAAAAAAGAATATCCAAAAACAAAAATTGAAACAAACGATCTTAGTGCATGAGCAAAGCAAGGAGTATTACTTCTTAATACAATCTTAACTGTGAATTACAACATGCCACTTTCACATAAGCATTTTGGATGAGAAACATTTACTAAAGAAGTTCTTAAACAAGTTGCACTTCAAGCACCTAAAGCAATTTTTGTGCTTTTAGGGAAACATGCACAAAAATTTGCTCAGGATTTAAATTTAGATCCAAGTAGAGTTATTGCTACAAGCCACCCAAGTCCATATAGCTATAAAAAAGGATTTGAAAATTCTGGAATTTTCAAATTAATTAACAAAAAACTTAAACAAAACGGACTTGAGCCAATTAAATGAGATTTAAAAAAGGAGAGTAAATAA
- a CDS encoding phenylalanine--tRNA ligase subunit beta: MVFSLNYLNKFLPNKKLDASVEIALNELGFEVEEIKPFSDVKGVIFAKVISKELNPNTPKLDVVLVETKLGNLTIQTNNQILNPGDLTVIFPIGSSKADHVFGEATIKGVNSQGMFGAFSELGYDWELLEKENQVLKLPSYFASLEDDPMQILGLDDLMVEVSTTANRNDANSYYVLARELAAYYKTDFVFDFKKPSKTFASQIKVQRGDADELNFLETKGKVVLNFEDKLLLAKSGIDTKHPDAVNLTNLTLLITGAPTHVYNKDLIGDNLTAKMFSGSLTIFGNKEVDVKDILAIYDENGPISIASVMGLEVFKVEQEATNLCFEIGIFKNELVRHAAKEIKLLSNSASQGSRVISKEATLLGIKFIQSYLSNLEQSNLITTIDKVEQKQIQIDNNKLKTYAQVEELSIFSPAIEQLKMLGYIFDEKVVTVPNYRYDVVLFEDIIEEIFRFYSYANFKPITIKNKPIKVKPINKDKAFLLAQGYNEARTFTLVSKERNTLNPFNFESSIDLLTFVSKERETVRNSIITSLSEIVLYNQKRKMSEINFFEKGMINYNVQVYGLASTTKGFFEIKRDIVNLLKDDALTFVPWKDCEFIHPNVSAKIYKGDKLIGWIGKIHPRYDETGAFYAEILDLEHKASNKFEAFDQNPLKTLDLTFQIGLHHYIGDKVAEIKALANVFDIKQIDNYLKEDSRSVTLRIFANEEAITLLDSHYNK; this comes from the coding sequence ATGGTTTTTTCATTAAATTATTTAAATAAGTTTTTACCAAATAAAAAGCTTGATGCAAGTGTTGAAATCGCACTTAATGAACTTGGATTTGAAGTTGAAGAAATTAAGCCTTTTTCTGATGTTAAAGGTGTTATTTTTGCTAAAGTTATTTCAAAAGAACTTAATCCGAATACTCCTAAATTAGATGTTGTGCTTGTTGAGACTAAATTAGGTAACCTTACCATTCAAACCAATAATCAAATTCTTAATCCTGGTGATTTAACTGTTATTTTCCCAATTGGTTCATCTAAAGCTGATCATGTTTTTGGTGAAGCAACCATTAAAGGTGTAAATTCACAAGGAATGTTTGGGGCTTTTAGTGAACTTGGGTATGATTGAGAACTTTTAGAAAAAGAAAATCAAGTATTAAAACTTCCAAGTTATTTTGCTTCATTAGAAGATGATCCGATGCAAATTTTAGGCCTTGATGATTTAATGGTTGAAGTTTCTACTACAGCCAATAGAAATGATGCTAATTCATATTATGTACTTGCTAGAGAGCTTGCAGCATATTATAAAACTGATTTTGTTTTTGATTTTAAAAAGCCAAGCAAAACTTTTGCATCACAAATTAAGGTGCAAAGAGGTGATGCTGATGAACTTAACTTCCTTGAAACAAAAGGAAAGGTAGTGCTTAATTTTGAAGATAAACTTTTACTTGCTAAAAGCGGAATTGACACCAAGCACCCAGATGCTGTTAACTTAACTAATTTAACTTTATTAATTACAGGAGCTCCAACTCACGTATATAATAAAGATTTAATTGGTGATAATTTAACTGCTAAAATGTTTTCAGGAAGCTTAACAATTTTTGGTAATAAAGAAGTTGATGTTAAAGATATTCTTGCTATTTATGATGAAAATGGACCTATTTCAATTGCTAGCGTAATGGGTCTTGAAGTGTTTAAAGTTGAACAAGAAGCAACTAATTTATGTTTTGAAATTGGTATTTTCAAAAATGAATTAGTAAGACATGCAGCTAAAGAAATTAAGCTTTTAAGTAATTCTGCATCTCAAGGTTCAAGAGTTATTTCTAAAGAAGCAACTCTTTTAGGAATTAAATTTATTCAAAGCTATTTGTCAAACTTAGAGCAATCAAATTTAATTACTACTATTGATAAGGTAGAGCAAAAGCAAATTCAAATTGACAATAACAAATTAAAAACTTATGCTCAAGTAGAAGAATTAAGCATTTTTAGTCCTGCTATTGAGCAATTAAAAATGCTTGGATACATTTTTGATGAAAAAGTTGTAACAGTTCCAAATTATAGATATGATGTTGTGCTTTTTGAAGATATCATTGAAGAGATTTTTAGATTTTATTCATACGCTAATTTCAAGCCAATTACAATTAAAAACAAACCAATCAAAGTTAAACCAATTAACAAAGATAAAGCCTTTTTACTTGCTCAAGGATACAATGAAGCAAGAACTTTCACTTTAGTTTCTAAAGAAAGAAACACTCTTAATCCTTTTAATTTTGAATCAAGCATTGATTTATTAACCTTTGTTTCTAAAGAAAGAGAAACAGTACGTAATTCAATTATCACTTCACTTAGTGAAATTGTTTTATATAACCAAAAAAGAAAAATGAGTGAAATTAACTTCTTTGAAAAAGGGATGATCAATTATAATGTTCAAGTTTATGGTCTTGCTTCAACAACCAAAGGATTCTTCGAAATCAAACGTGATATTGTTAATTTGTTAAAAGATGATGCACTTACATTTGTTCCTTGAAAAGATTGTGAGTTTATTCACCCAAATGTTTCAGCTAAAATTTATAAAGGTGACAAATTAATTGGATGAATTGGAAAAATTCATCCTCGTTATGATGAAACTGGTGCTTTTTATGCTGAGATTCTTGATTTAGAGCATAAAGCAAGCAACAAATTTGAAGCTTTTGATCAAAATCCTTTAAAAACCTTAGATTTAACTTTCCAAATCGGGCTTCATCATTATATTGGTGATAAAGTTGCAGAAATTAAAGCACTTGCCAATGTTTTTGATATCAAACAAATTGATAATTACTTAAAAGAAGATTCAAGAAGCGTTACTTTAAGAATTTTTGCTAATGAAGAAGCAATTACCTTGCTTGATAGTCACTATAATAAATAG
- the glyA gene encoding serine hydroxymethyltransferase has product MYSKIKLHDKVVSDAINNELVRQEDFIQLIASENFVSEDVLIAQGSVLTNKYGEGYPGRRYYGGCENVDVVETAAIERLKAIFGVKYANVQPYSGSVANAAAIASVVPHGGKIMGLSLSSGGHLTHGYKISFSGIFYNAVSYDLGKDEKLDYDAIEAFAMQEKPDLIICGYSAYSQIIDFKRFKEIANKCGAKLLADIAHIAGLIAGGVHPSPVGYADIITSTTHKTLRSGRGGIIMTNDEEIAKKMDRWVFPGYQGGPLFHAIAGKAVGLYEVMQPMFKEYAENIVKNTKTLCEFFKSKGARIISGGTENHLFLMDVNQTYSITGKEAEALLDKVNITINKNSIPFDTLSPMVTSGLRFGTAAMTSRGFTKWIELGEIIHHCLSNHAKLSSDTPEAKAELAQIKSKVLALTKEFPIKKSYL; this is encoded by the coding sequence ATGTACTCAAAAATTAAATTGCACGATAAAGTAGTTAGTGATGCTATTAATAATGAATTAGTGCGTCAAGAAGATTTTATCCAGCTTATTGCTAGTGAAAATTTTGTCTCTGAAGATGTTTTAATTGCTCAAGGTAGTGTCCTTACTAATAAATATGGAGAAGGATATCCGGGTAGAAGATACTATGGTGGATGTGAAAATGTTGATGTAGTAGAAACTGCTGCTATTGAACGTTTAAAGGCTATTTTTGGGGTTAAATATGCTAATGTGCAACCATATTCAGGAAGCGTAGCTAATGCTGCTGCCATTGCTAGCGTAGTGCCTCATGGCGGTAAAATCATGGGACTTTCATTAAGCAGTGGTGGGCATTTAACACACGGATATAAAATTAGTTTTAGTGGAATTTTCTATAATGCAGTTTCTTACGATTTAGGTAAAGATGAAAAGCTTGATTATGATGCAATTGAAGCTTTTGCAATGCAAGAAAAACCAGATTTAATTATTTGTGGTTATTCAGCGTATTCACAAATTATTGACTTTAAACGTTTTAAAGAAATTGCAAATAAATGTGGTGCTAAATTATTAGCAGATATTGCGCATATTGCAGGTCTTATTGCTGGGGGAGTGCACCCTTCACCAGTTGGATATGCTGATATTATTACAAGTACAACTCATAAAACTCTGCGTTCAGGTCGTGGCGGAATTATTATGACCAACGATGAAGAAATTGCTAAAAAAATGGATCGTTGAGTATTTCCTGGGTATCAAGGAGGCCCATTATTCCATGCTATTGCCGGTAAAGCAGTTGGTTTATATGAAGTTATGCAACCAATGTTTAAAGAATATGCTGAGAATATAGTTAAAAACACTAAAACATTATGTGAATTTTTCAAAAGCAAAGGAGCAAGAATTATTAGTGGTGGAACGGAAAATCACTTATTTTTAATGGATGTAAATCAAACTTACTCAATTACAGGCAAGGAAGCTGAAGCTCTTTTAGATAAAGTAAATATTACAATTAACAAAAATAGCATTCCTTTTGACACTCTTTCACCAATGGTAACAAGCGGACTTAGATTTGGTACAGCGGCTATGACAAGTAGAGGATTTACTAAATGAATTGAACTTGGTGAAATTATTCACCACTGCCTTTCAAATCATGCTAAATTAAGCTCTGATACCCCTGAAGCGAAAGCAGAACTTGCTCAAATTAAAAGCAAAGTTTTAGCTTTAACTAAGGAATTTCCAATCAAAAAATCTTATCTTTAA
- a CDS encoding NYN domain-containing protein yields the protein MAINKKRIALFIDFDNFNEKENIQKLIEELKIEYDLLYSAAYFSKQPNEKQIDMFINLNIHPVLVITKITGKNSTDINLTVDVMKLVNNNHFDGFCIASSDNDFSYLAQTLKGYGKHIIGSGDDRLKHSYINIFDNFVNVSKLSKPIQPKETSEEFKKLIVLVNKLIEQRKIKDGFADFSQVIQNLKVEMRDFSPKNYGAQNGRAQLFFESDDLKKYFELIQDKGVYYIRTINEIKEETHNLIQKPSSPKDSLLESTLKVLSNLGELHKNEESISFSSFYGELAKQFPEYKANKLKQKFAQHGKSVQKIFVNLFSDTLNFITGPSFLSVGFKKQENKQPDNNNKQEWLKIILKIFEQSPKDSNEYVLLSHIGTELARQKINLAKFGLSIKFNAKNLAKESLNKFFEIKKNWQYSICKSQKLVSILQNKETFISLFCFKTRTLWFAF from the coding sequence ATGGCAATAAATAAAAAAAGAATTGCCCTTTTTATTGATTTCGACAACTTTAATGAAAAAGAAAATATTCAAAAATTAATCGAAGAATTAAAAATTGAATATGACTTACTTTATTCTGCTGCTTATTTTTCAAAACAACCAAATGAAAAACAAATTGATATGTTTATAAATTTAAACATTCATCCAGTTCTTGTTATCACAAAAATAACAGGTAAGAATTCAACAGATATAAATTTAACTGTTGATGTGATGAAGTTAGTAAATAATAACCATTTCGATGGGTTTTGTATAGCTTCTAGTGATAATGATTTCTCCTATTTAGCACAGACTTTAAAAGGCTATGGCAAACATATAATTGGTTCAGGTGACGATCGTTTAAAACATTCATATATCAATATTTTTGACAACTTTGTCAATGTTTCAAAACTTTCTAAACCAATTCAACCTAAAGAAACTTCCGAAGAATTTAAAAAATTAATTGTATTAGTTAATAAATTGATTGAACAAAGAAAAATCAAGGATGGTTTTGCAGACTTTTCTCAAGTTATCCAGAACTTGAAAGTAGAAATGCGTGATTTTTCACCAAAAAATTATGGAGCACAAAATGGTAGAGCTCAATTATTTTTCGAATCTGATGATTTAAAAAAATACTTTGAATTAATCCAAGACAAAGGTGTTTACTATATCAGAACGATTAATGAAATAAAAGAAGAAACTCATAACCTCATCCAAAAACCATCATCTCCAAAAGATTCGCTCTTAGAATCAACGCTAAAAGTATTAAGTAATTTAGGTGAATTACACAAAAACGAAGAATCAATTTCTTTTAGCTCATTTTATGGAGAACTTGCTAAACAATTTCCGGAATATAAAGCAAATAAACTTAAACAAAAATTCGCTCAACACGGAAAGTCAGTTCAAAAAATCTTTGTCAATCTTTTCTCTGATACTCTTAATTTTATTACAGGCCCATCTTTCTTAAGTGTTGGATTTAAAAAACAAGAAAATAAGCAACCAGATAATAACAATAAGCAAGAATGACTTAAAATAATATTGAAAATTTTTGAACAATCTCCAAAAGATTCAAATGAATACGTGTTATTATCACACATTGGAACAGAACTTGCACGTCAAAAAATCAATTTAGCTAAATTTGGATTGAGTATTAAATTTAATGCTAAAAATTTAGCAAAAGAGTCATTAAATAAATTTTTCGAAATTAAAAAAAACTGGCAGTACAGTATTTGTAAAAGTCAGAAATTAGTTTCTATTTTACAAAACAAGGAGACATTTATCTCCTTGTTTTGTTTTAAAACGCGGACCTTGTGATTCGCGTTTTAA